ATAATAGAGGACTGCTACCCCACCCTTGTGCATGGAGCCATGGAGTGAGGTTTTGGCTGAGTTGAGCCACCCTTTAGACTCCCAGGTCAAGCGTATTTAACCCCTACACTTCTATGAAATGCACAGAAGTGTCTCCTACCTGGGTGGGATCACTGGCATAAGCTCTGAAGCTGGGCTTACAGACTGGCCATCTGGAAACTCAAGCTAGGTTGAACTTCCCACCATGCTTCTGAAAGTGACCAGCTCAGTTTTGCAGATGGGCTATGCAGTTGGCTGGTGTCTCTGAATGAGTGCCATAGCTGGCAGAAACACAGAAGCACTACTAAAATGCACATGCTGGTCACTGTGAGCTCTGTCCTTCTTTGTTTctacctgacctcaggtagtctaGTCATGCCATTACTTCCAGTGTTCCCAGTGAAATGAGACCAGAGTGGGCTTCCTGAGAAGTGTCTTTGAATACTTGAGAATCTTGATGTCTACCTCTGGTTCTCTTTCCCCTCTGTGGAAACTGTGACCCCAGGGGAATCCTCTCTGTCTGGCATTGTGCTAACCTAAAGGAGTGGGAACAGTGACATGGTCAAAGCGAGACCATTCTTCCTACCCTTCTAATTTGTCTTCACTCAGTTCTGTGAACAATGTATGTGTTCTAGACTTGTTTCCAAGTATTGGGGTTTTCAAAATAGATTTTCTGATCTGTGGATAGTAGCTAGTTGGACTTTCTGTGGAGGGAGAGAAGATCCTGAGACTTTCTAGTCCATCATCTTGCTTTATTCTGAGTTTTAATagaactacaaaaagaaaattctcctcTTTATTACCCAAATGCATTTATACTTCCACCAGTATACATTACCATAGTGTTATACTTGCCATCATCTGTTACCatcaaagtttttcattttaatttttgccaaaaatttagaaaaaaaaattttgctgttgttttaatttatatttttttaattacaagcaTGACCTTAGTTTTGCATGTTTATTAATTGCCTTTATAATCTTTGGCCATTTGTCTTTTGAGTAGTTTTTTTCTGACTCGGTTGTATGACACTAATTCTTTATCTGTTGAATatgttgcagatattttctttcatttggtcatttgtgtttttaactttgtttatggcatttttttaacaaaagttttaatattaattttatgagAAAGGGAAGATAATTGctacatttttcatttgtatataattcaccaatattaaaattttagtaaatgtaTATTCATCAGtagcagttattttattttcagtgagtcaagcattttattttgcttggCCTTTTGTCCCTTAACTATGCTAATGgctttttttaagaaacattttaatatgaattttatgaGGAAGGAATTCAGTATGAAAATAAATACGACACttctctcattttcatttcatataatttaCCAAGATTAAAATGGAAGTAAATGTATGTTCATcagtagtaattattttattttcaatgcatCAAATACTGTTCATCTTCACTTTCTTATCCTCAATTTTCTAGGTCTTCCATAAAAATACTATCTTTATATccaatatttgaagaaagaacATAGCATTATTATAGAATTCAGGACCTTTTGTGGGTAATTTTTCCTTTACCTATGTATACTTATAGGGCTTTGTTGTTGGTATTTTCTCCATACAACTGTTGAGTAAGGAAGTTGGTGGTGGGGGCTAAATAGACCATCTTGTGATAACCATCTTGTGTTAGCCATCAGATGACAGCAGCTGAATCACAGCATCACCAGGCTCTTACAATTTGTTGTCATATTTGGCGTGCAATTCTACATAAGTTACTGAAAAGATCATtgaagaagaaattctgaaaaTCACAGGAACCAGTAGCCCATTTGTAAGATATGTATATTACTGTTGTATTAAAGGAGGACAACTTTTCAGGAGAAGTTTAGTATAAGGCATAGTCCTAGCTTCTGGGTCATAGAGCTGTTTAGAAAGATATAATgcagaaataattttcatatgtcTGATTTGCTTATTTCTCTAGGTGGTGAGGTATCTGAAGAATTATCCCTGAAACTGCCACCAAATGTCGTAGAAGAATCTGCCCGAGCTTCTGTCTCAGTTTTGGGTGAGTCTCCAACCCATAATGGATCTGGGCATTAACAGCTTCTATTATACTATTTTTCTTtgccataaatatatactaaaagTGACACTataattttaacttctttcttctcttcttctttgggcttgtttattgttttcaatCATACTCCTATCCCTGGAAGAATCATCCTTCCTAAATTTTCTCAAATTCTAAGCTCAACTAATTATTTCTGCTTAATGATTTTGATAGATGATAATCTCCAAGCTTTATGACTTCCCatctctcccattctctaggaGACATATTAGGCTCTGCCATGCAAAACATACAAAATCTTCTCCAGATGCCCTATGGCTGTGGAGAGCAGAATATGGTCCTCTTTGCTCCTAACATCTATGTTCTGGATTATCTAAATGAAACACAGCAGCTTACTCCAGAGATCGAGTCCAAGGCCATTGGCTATCTCAACACTGGTGAGTGATTACTCGAGTAAGGGAAAACTTGAATGTTATTTCAACTGGATTTCCCAGTAGGTTTCAGTTACTTATGAATATCATGATACATTAGCTTAGCCTACTATGATAGTTAATTTCATGGAAACTATCCACGCTCCAACCtccaataaaatgtttaaggCTCAGAAACTCCTAATCTATGAcaacaaaatttaagaaatgtcACAAGGGAAGCCAAGGTATTTTAGTAATTCCTCCGCCCTCAGCATGCACATTAATCCATTGTGCTGTTTCATTAATCTTCCTTTCCAGGTTACCAGAGACAGTTGAACTACAAACACTATGATGGCTCCTACAGCACCTTTGGGGAGCGATATGGCAGGAACCAGGGCAACACCTGGTAAGGAAAGAACAATTTTTTGAGCTCCTTTTTGTGTGCCAGCTCTTTTACATGTATTACCTCAATTATATTCACAGCAACACTATCAGATATGTATTATCAGACCGATGGTTTGTTATACTAGATAAATCCACCAAGAGTAGCAAGGTACCAAGAAGAAAACCTGATATCCAAATACATGTATGTTAGGCTTGTTTCCAAAATTGACCCTATTAATAATATACCAaggttttctttctgaaatggcTATTCTTTCTAAAGTAGCTGCCATAACCAtgagttttaaaatgatattgCCAGTGAACATATATAACTTCCAGATAAACCATGTTAACTTCAGTGTATATCGTGTCACATTCTAAGTCATTCAGCTTGATTTAGAATGAATTCATTAATAGGAGGAAACCATTGAGAAGGAAACGGTAacgtaaaacattttttaaatccctaaAGTAAAGCAATATCAAAAGTTACTGCATATAAGAGCTGCATGTGAGAAGATTCTGTCATCTGCAGAAGGAAATCTCTAAAGATAAGAGAGATTTAAAGCCTTACTCGAGTAactaacaaaaataagtaaattcaaagtacttgaatgaaaaaaaaaaaaagtacttgaatgtaaattcattcaaccattgtggaagacagtatggcaattcctcgaggatctagaaccagaaataccatttaacctagtaatcccattactgggcatatacccaaaggaatataaatcattctactacaatgACGCAtgcgcacgtatgtttattgcggcactatttgCAATAACAAAGTAGTGGAACCAATTCAATTGCTCATTaatcatagactggataaagaaaatgtggtacatatacaccatggaatactatgcagcaataaaaagaaatgaggtcatgtcctttgcagggacatggatgaagctgcatggaaaccatcatcctcagcaaactaacacaggaacagaaaatcaaacaccacatgttctcactcacaagtgggagttgaacaatgagaacccacagacacagggaggggaacaacacacaccagggccttttgGGAGGTGGTGGGTGAGGAGAGGGAACTAAGCaaatgggtcaataggtgcaagaaaccgccatggcacacgtatgcctatgtaacaaacctgcacgttctgcacatgtatcccggaactaaaataaaataaaatatacttagaCTCCCTGTGGCAAAGAGAGAGGTAGCAAGGAAATACTAGATCTAGCAGATTAATCAAGCAGACTAAAGATTAATCAAGGAGATGAGATCTCTAAGTACACAAGAATTTTTGTTAGCTAACTGACATCATATGAAGCCTGTTGCTGTGAAGTGGTTGTAAAACCACTGTAACAACATAAATATCATGATCGCTTCCTCCCTGGTCAGGCTCACAGCCTTTGTTCTGAAGACTTTTGCCCAAGCTCGAGCCTACATCTTCATCGATGAAGCACACATTACCCAAGCCCTCATATGGCTCTCCCAGAAGCAGAAGGACAATGGCTGTTTCAGGAGCTCTGGATCACTGCTCAACAATGCCATAAAGGTGAATCATTCTGGAGCTAGTTTTGATTTGTCCGTTATGATACCTGCAAGGATGAGGAGGGAAGTGATAATGTGAAAATTTCTAAGGGATAgcatcagaagaaaataaaacctggaTGGCACCAAAAAAGAGGGGATAGAACAAAAGTGGATTGTGATACTTTGCCCTATAGGGATGGATATGGGTAAGGATGAATTCCATGACACAGCAGAATAGAAATAACTAATCAATGGCATTCTCAGAAGTTGAATTATTCAAATCTCTCTCTTGTATTCACAGGGAGGAGTAGAAGATGAAGTGACCCTCTCCGCCTACATCACCATCGCCCTTCTGGAGATTCCTCTCTCAGTCACTGTAGGTACCACCTCATTCCTCTGCTGAAGGAGAGTTCTGGATGCAGCGAAACTGCTGACCTGCTGTTTGAAATGCTATCCTATTAAAAGCAAAGCGTCAGTTTTCCTTCTATGCAATGCCAGTGCTTCCCAGATCTACAGAGAATTTGGTCAACCCATATAAGAAAGGTTTAAATTTTCCCAGTAATTCCCCTAGGCTATTTACCACcaccactcaaaaaaaaaaaaaaaaacttaaagatatGTCTTTTGAATGTgagaataacagaaaaaaatactattatatCTATCGATAAGAATGAGGAATAGTTGGGAAAATGCGTTTATAAAACTTCTGTGCTGTGATCTGTGTATTTTCCTGGGAACGCTAGCATGTCTGTTTACATAGCTCGGTTCCCTTCTTGTTCTGCCTTCACAGCACCCTGTTGTCCGCAATGCCCTGTTTTGCCTGGAATCAGCCTGGAAGACGACACAAGAAGGGGCCCATGGCAGCCATGTATATACCAAAGCACTGCTGGCCTATGCTTTTGCCCTGGCAGGTaaccaggaaaagaggaaggaagtacTCGAGTCACTTAATGAGGAAGCTGTGAAGAAAGGTGAGAGCACACCTGAGATCCTTCTCCTGGCCCATCCTCTGTATCAAGAGCTGCATGGCAAAAATCCCTCACTCCTACCTCCTGTGATCCctgtctcctctcttcttttctatatatcatatgtattttGTCCATATTGTGATTTTATAAAATCTAGGATTTCTTAAATCAGAAATCAAAAGACAAGAGGTAGtacagatgcttctcaacttatgatggggttatatcCTGACAAACTCATTGTAAAGTCTGAAAAATCTTAAGTGGGaccattgtaagtcagggaccatctgtatagTATGCTAGTAAGAAGAGCATTCTCTGGAGACTAGCTCCAAAATGTGCTACCTATGTGAGCTTGGGAAAGTCATTAACTTCCTCGTGTTTCAGTTCCTTcctcagtaaaatggggataaaaatagtaTTGACCTCACAGAGCTGTTGTATTAAATGAATTGGTATACATAAAACAATAGAGTAAATGGCACATAGCAAATCCTATAAAAGTACTAGTTATTACTACTAACATATCAGTTCTCAATATATGCCCAATTCTTACCTGGTACATTGTATAAccttaaacataagaaaataatcatgGAAGTAACTACTGGAATGAattctggtattttctttttttttttttttttgtgacagagtcttgctctgtcacccaggctggagtgcagtggtgcaatctcggcttactacaagctctgcctcccaggttcacgccattctcctgcctcagcctcccaagtagctgagactacaggtccccgccaccacactcagctaatttttttgtatttttagtagagacggggtttcactgtgttagccaggatggtctcaatctcctgaccttgtgatgcgccctcctcagcctcccaaagtgaattcTGGTATTTTAAGCCTATTTCATAAGACCAATAATGTTGCCCAGTCTACTCATATTCACACAATACTTCTACATATACCATGGTCTATATGAGGGgttgaaaacatagaaaataaaatgcaaatcataaGATGTCCATTAAAATAGTCTACCTTTTTCCTTTGATAGCCATTAATTCTTCTTGAAATgtattgagaaatattttataatagatacacaaaagGGCATAAGCTATAACTAGAAAACACTGTATAACTATCTCAtagattaagaaatagaaaattaccgatattggaaaaataaatccCTTGTGTATCACTACCACCTCCAGAGGCAATCATCCTCCTGAATTTGTCATTACGATTCCAtggatttctttatatttttctgcatatgtgtCCCTAACTAATATTTAGAATCTTTACATGTGTTTCATCATGACagaaacaagatttttttctctctcattcaagaaacaagagaaacatttttgaatatttcagcagcttagttttttgtttgctctAAGTTCAACATTATGTGGATGAAGACCCCTATACAAGTACGTCAGAGTCAGCTCATTAATTTTCACTGCTGTGTAATACATTACAGTCTATAAATTAGTCATAATTTACACATCGAGTTTCTCCcatgaatttttttatgttttcttactaaaaacaatgctgcaatgaatactCGTGTGCCTGTTTTCTTGTGCATCTGTGTTTCTCCAAATTATACTTTGAGAAGCATAATGATGGATTAGTGGGCTAAGCATATCTTCCCTATTGTTGAATATCACCAAAGAGCAATTGGCTTCCCACAGCAGTGTATATCGGTTCCCACTGTTTCACATTCATGTCAGCCTGTGGTATTTCAAggattactgtatttttttttcaatctaatGAGTACAAACTCTACTATTTCATGTGATCTGTGATCCTCACAAGAAATTGCTAAAGACAGGCTTTATAGGAAATGTAAACAAACTCCAGCTATGGTCTAATATAACATCATATAACATCAAAAATAGGAAACAGCCACACCCAATGAGACAACTGCTGTGCCATTTCTTTCTCCCACCAACCCAACTATAGCAACTATTTGAAAACATAGATAGGCATAGGCTTCTGACTCCAGCATCAATATCTGCCTTAGCTGGGCTGAAACACACCAAATTCGGATTTACATAGAAGGAAAAGCATCTACCTACAGTTCAGGGGATTATAATGGGCATGCAATTCTCATTTCAACACTAGCTTGggtacttttatatttatatttaaatataaatatgtagtcacttataaatatctttttctcaCCTTTAAGACAACTCAGTCCACTGGGAGCGCCCTCAGAAACCTAAGGCCCCAGTGGGGCATTTTTACGAACCCCAGGCTCCCTCTGCTGAGGTGGAGATGACATCCTATGTGCTCCTCGCTTACCTCACGGCCCAGCCAGCCCCCACCTCGGAGGACCTGACCTCTGCAACCAACATCGTGAAGTGGATCACGAAGCAGCAGAATTCCCAGGGCGGTTTCTCCTCCACCCAGGTTGGTGATTTGCCAAAACCTTTGATTTCACCTTCAGgcagcaaaagatttgaacaaaaaagaaacaaacacatccaagaagaaaaaataaagatgacaataACTTGAAGTGAAGGAAAGTTTTCAGTATCCAAGGATAAtgggaaataaaagcaaatgaaagtCAAAGAGGGCCAAAAGGAAATGCTCAGAATTCGGGCAACCCATCACTGTGTTATTATCCTTCTGTTTCCCATAACAACACTGCCTTCCTCAAGCAGCAGTGGAGCATCAGCAGAATGAAGGAGATgtctcctgccattctcctggaAGCTATAGGGTCTCTTTCAAACTGTTCAAAGGAACTCTACTCAAAATCCTCCAACAACCTCTGCTCACAAATCTCTCCATTCTTTGGTCCCCTTTAATAGGCTTTTTTCAAAACTACACATTTTGTGCTTCCCctattcaacctttttttttttttttttccttaagacagagtgtttctctgtcacctaggctggaatgcagtggtgcgatcttggctcactgcaacctccacccacaggttcaagcaattctcatgcttcagcctccccagtagctaggattacagtcatgtgccaccatgcctggctaatttttgtatttttagtagagacgaggtttcaccatgttgcccaggctgatcttgaactcctgagctcaggcaatccaccctcgttggcctcacaaaatgcgaggattataggtgtgagccactgcatccagccccctATTCACCTCATAATACACAAACGTTTATTCATCAGGAGCATAAAGAACTGTCTCGATTCATCCAACCTCCTAAGTCTAGCTATATAACCATGTATCTGAACAATTCATCGATATGTACACAGCAGGCAGTTTTATCTTCGGAGAATTTAGATGTTTGCTTATATaccctaaaacagaaaaaatgtgacaaaatgGCATTCCATCCTATTTCCATTGTATTAATCTTTCAtcatatgaatgaaaaaaactAAGTAATTTTGTTAAAGGTTATCATTCATTtcttagaaatatattatttgaaggaGGCCATCCAGGTTCAGTGTTGATGAGGATATCTACCAGCAGACATTCACTGGGAACAGGAAATCACCCAATAAAAAGGGAAAgccaaataaaaatgtcattcaaTCCATAAGATAATTAtaatattcatcttttatttcttttggagaaactgaagcATGACTCTACTCATGGCTGCAAAGAACCTTGGGTTCTCTTCAGGTCACTGACCTCAGCAACTGAGCAAAGTTTAATATGGGAGAGAGCCAGACTGAACTTTGCTTGGGTGATGTCAGATGCGACCACAGTTGTCAAGAAAGACGTGTTAGCAAATAGCTGATGCCAATAACTGATTATCATTCACTTATATTTTCCACATTCCATGTTCCACATATACTTAGAGAGAAAAGGATCAATtttctgataaataaaataaacatgtaggGCATACAGTCCAAGGTAGATATTTGAATGTTATGGCTCTTCAACTATCTAAAGATTAGAATCAATCTTGAAATTAGAGCTCCAATATTTAAGTAGTGAGGGAAGTAGGAAATCAAAGTCCCTCACATGGGTCTTTGAAAAATATGTCAGCCCTCAAATCTTTAAAATACCCAATGGGTTCTCTCACTCATCTCTCTCTTCCAGGACACAGTGGTGGCTCTCCATGCTCTGTCCAAATATGGAGCAGCCACGTTCACCAGAACTGGGAAGGCTGCACAGGTGACTATCCAGTCTTCAGGGACATTTTCCAACAAATTCCAAGTGGACAACAGCAACCGCCTGTTACTGCAGCGGGTCTCATTACCAGAGCTGCCTGGGGAATACAGCATGAAAGTGACAGGAGAAGGATGTGTCTACCTCCAGGTGAGACTCTTGGGCAGGTGAGGACAGAGGACAGATGAGGACAGCAGCTGTTCTCACTGAGAAGTCCTCACTCAGAAAACAATGGGGCAAACCAGAGAAAGAGTTAGGGAAGTTGAGAGGAATTCTGGGAAAGGGCAAAAAACTGATTTTGTCTTTGATGTGCCATAGACATCCTTGAAATACAATATTCTCCCAGAAAAGGAAGAGTTCCCGTTTGCGTTAGGGGTGCAGACTCTGCCTGCAACTTGTGACGAACCCAAAGCCCACACCAGCTTCCAAATCTCACTAAGTGTCAGGTAAGACCTTCTGACTTTATCACCTAATCCTAAGAATAACCACCAATCTTCGTACTGGAACTCCTCTTTAAGTAAAGCAGTACAATAGTAGATGTTTGCACTATTCGTTAAAAATGCAATGTATTCTCTTAAGTTGATACAATAGAATTTCTCAATGATGGGGTTTACATTGTCCATCCAGGATCTATTATTGTGCAACCTCATTGTTTAAAGGGTAATAATTTCCCTCAAtaacaactaaataaatattacccATTGCCTCTGACCTGAATTCCTTGTTATGTAATGAAATCCTATATTATTCTTGCTTTATTGAAGACAGGGATGAAGAATTACTGAAAAGTTTGACTAGAAGGAAGTAGTGAATCTTTAGTTAGAATTCTTACTGGCAATAAATAAATCTCAggttatatatgatataattaatTTTGGGGGAAGATATACTTATATGCATCAATATTTAAATAGCGGCAGATCTGACAAAAACTTCTCTCTCCACAAACATATAACTTGGTTGGGGATACTATTCAGGAAAACAGTTAAGACAAAATCTATGTAACAAATAACTGGCAtacatcaaaaagaatgagatcatgaccTTTGTAAGAACATTGATGGAgatggaggtcattatccttagcaaactaacacaggaacagaaaactaaacactgcacattctcatttgtaagtgggagctaaatgataagaacacatggacacaaaatggagaacaacagacaccagagcCTATTTGAGGgtgaaggatgggaggagggagaggatcagaaaaaataacaattgaGTACAAAATTTAGTACCCAAGTGATAaagtaatctgtacaccaaacccccatgacacgagtttacctagataagaaacctgcacgtgtacGCCTGAACctgaaagttaaatatatatatatatatgtttttcatttaatttagcgtgtatatatatatgccaaaaaataaattaagtagtCCAAATTTCAGATGCAAACTCTCAGGGACAAGACGCTAGGTGTTTCTAAGTGTTTTGTTGAAAGCCAGTGTTTAAGTAAACGTTATaaattgttgttggttttgtaAATAATGTAGACTGaaatttattattcataatatacaTCATTTTGTCAGCTGaaagacaataaaattaaataaataaaataacaggcaTAGATTAGAGGTCACAAACAGCCTGTGCCTCACCTGTAGAGCTTTCTTAAAATGCAGATCCtcggcccggcacagtggctcaggcctgtaatcccagcactttgggaggccaaggtgggcagatcacctgaggtcgggagtttgagaccagcctgaccaacatggagaaatcccatctctattaaaaatacaaaattcgtcgggcgtggtggcacatgcctgtaatcccagctactcgggaggctgaggcaggagaatcgcttgaacccaggaggtggagggtgtggtgagccgagatcatgccattgtactccagcctgggcaataagagcaaaaaactccatcaaaaaaaaaaaaaaaaaaatgcagatcctCAGCCTCTATACGGTAGAAATTCTGATTCATCGGGTCTAGAGCAGGGCCTGGTCTCGGTGACTTTAATAGGCTTCCTAAAAATTCTATACACACCACTTTTACAAACCACTGGGATAAGATATTTGGGAAGACTTACATGTACCTTTTAGAACTGTGGAATGCTTAACATGGacatagaagaagaaaatatttaaaaacacagaaaactctAATCCTTTCCTTCCATGGATCCTCAGTTATACCGGGAGCCGCTCTGCCTCCAACATGGCGATCGTTGATGTGAAGATGGTCTCTGGCTTCATTCCCCTGAAGCCAACAGTGAAAACGGTAGGTTTATCATAACCCCAGAATGCCCTGTTTGATTTAATGTTGTATGTATCCCCAGCATAAGACAATACTAATATTAAAATACTATGAAAATCAATCTCTATCAAAGCCTTACGCTTTTTCCAAGCTCAGAAATACAATCACATGTGTTTGTATGAATGCTCACCGTGTGCACAGCCCTGCGCAAGGACCTGTGACTACAAGAAAAAGACTGTCAGCAGGTGTTTTTCAATGTCTTCCTAGCTCAGAATTTTGTTAAGAAGATAAAACATATGAACATGAACcagtgaaaaatatgaaaatgactgGCATAAACTATAAGTATTacagaagttaaaagaaaaatcgagcaagcaaaacaggaaaaaaaactccttatgaagaaatagaaactgaatTGAACTTTGAAATATGAGTAACTACCAAGTTTAGAATACCTAGCTGTCTTTTCGTCAGATAGATAACTTTACACATTGGTCTTGTGTCATACTGATATTGAACCCTTTAtgcctttcatttttaattgtgttacaTTATATCTTTGCTTACAAAAAGCATTTGAAGAATTCTATCCTCAGGGTTATTTTggcaatacaaaatattttttctgtggaTTCCCCAAGGATTTCATCTATTTATTAACATTGGTGGTGTTTCAATTTTCTTCAGCTTGAAAGATCTAACCATGTGAGCCGGACAGAAGTCAGCAACAACCATGTCTTGATTTACCTGGATAAGGTAAGAGACCTTCTggtatattgaaaaaaaaaaaaaaaaaaaaaaaagtaga
This genomic interval from Papio anubis isolate 15944 unplaced genomic scaffold, Panubis1.0 scaffold664, whole genome shotgun sequence contains the following:
- the LOC116273424 gene encoding alpha-2-macroglobulin-like isoform X2, whose product is MIAASHSLCAPVKGHFSISIPVKSDIAPVARLLIYAVLPTGDVIGDSAKYKVENCLDNKVDLSFRPSQSLPASHAHLQVTAAPQSLCALRAVDQSVLLMKPDAELSASSVYNLLPVKDLTGFPEPLNDQDDEDCVNRHNVYINGITYTPVSNTNEKDIYSFLQDMSLKAFTNSKIRKPKICPQLQQYERNGPEVLRVGYYDADVMGRGQARKLQLEEPHTETVRKYFPETWIWDLVVVNSSGVAEVGVTVPDTITDWKAGAFCLSEDAGLGISSTASLRAFQPFFVELTMPYSVIRGEVFTLKATVLNYLPKCIRVSVQLEASPAFLAVPVEKEQEPHCICANGRQTVSWAITPKSLGNVNFTVSAEALESQELCGTEVASVPQYGKKDTIIKPLLVEPEGLEKETTFNSLLCPSGGEVSEELSLKLPPNVVEESARASVSVLGDILGSAMQNIQNLLQMPYGCGEQNMVLFAPNIYVLDYLNETQQLTPEIESKAIGYLNTGYQRQLNYKHYDGSYSTFGERYGRNQGNTWLTAFVLKTFAQARAYIFIDEAHITQALIWLSQKQKDNGCFRSSGSLLNNAIKGGVEDEVTLSAYITIALLEIPLSVTHPVVRNALFCLESAWKTTQEGAHGSHVYTKALLAYAFALAGNQEKRKEVLESLNEEAVKKDNSVHWERPQKPKAPVGHFYEPQAPSAEVEMTSYVLLAYLTAQPAPTSEDLTSATNIVKWITKQQNSQGGFSSTQDTVVALHALSKYGAATFTRTGKAAQVTIQSSGTFSNKFQVDNSNRLLLQRVSLPELPGEYSMKVTGEGCVYLQTSLKYNILPEKEEFPFALGVQTLPATCDEPKAHTSFQISLSVSYTGSRSASNMAIVDVKMVSGFIPLKPTVKTLERSNHVSRTEVSNNHVLIYLDKVSNQTLSLFFTVLQDVPVRDLKPAIVKVYDYYETDEFAIAEYNAPCSKDLGNA